The following are encoded together in the Strongyloides ratti genome assembly S_ratti_ED321, chromosome : 2 genome:
- a CDS encoding F-box domain-containing protein has translation MEFLSLPEPFRIQVLKNLDWKSLINAKLVSRGLYLTIEKNINFMDRPKIKNLGIYCDKKLDDKEIIRVRYSIFPENCILRKRLKVIHFEDLNEYEQFLQKLDFSKLDYLHFRICDTSDVVGIFNKYYCGGNYIETFVLDDTGESEKKNANNVLNLISKIKDVGKMYLTLNFPFQKLPMSFMFPEMGSLKEFSIEEKNGTRLITTKMIINIINNNPGMAYFKVSTDSESFYMKVTECIFELEAFNMENRCSHTPFEISFFNITNFTLSEERFYRELFNKFNNRSDFEVTNDNGNYNFKKTVECSKCKIQHLNLISYDCDLKIVKIVFM, from the exons ATGGAATTTTTATCTTTGCCAGAACCTTTTAGAATacaagttttaaaaaatttagactGGAAAAGTCTGATAAATGCTAAACTTGTGTCAAGAGGTTTGTACTTAACAATTGagaaaaacattaattttatggataggccaaaaataaaaaatttgggTATCTATTGTGACAAAAAACTTGATGACAAAGAAATAATAAGAGTAAGATATAGTATTTTTCCCGAAAACTGCATCTTAAGAAAACGTCTAAAAGTT attCATTTTGAAGATTTAAATGAGTATGaacaatttttacaaaaacttGACTTTAGTAAACTTGATTATCTTCATTTTCGAATTTGTGATACCTCAGATGTGGTaggaatttttaataaatattattgtggAGGAAACTATATTGAGACATTTGTTCTTGACGATACTGGTGAATCAGAAAAAAAGAATgctaataatgttttaaatttaatatcaaaaataaaagatgttggaaaaatgtatttaacattaaattttccATTTCAAAAATTACCTATGAGTTTTATGTTTCCTGAAATGGGttcattaaaagaatttagtattgaagaaaaaaatggtaCAAGATTAATAACaacaaaaatgattattaatataattaacaaCAACCCTGGTATGgcttattttaaagtatcaACTGACAGTGAAAGCTTCTACATGAAGGTAACTGAATGTATATTTGAATTGGAAGCCTTTAACATGGAAAACAGATGTAGTCATACACCATTTGagatatcattttttaatataactaaTTTTACATTATCAGAAGAAAGATTTTATAGAGaactttttaacaaatttaataatagaaGTGATTTTGAAGTTACAAATGATAATggaaattataattttaaaaaaaccgTGGAATGTTCAAAATGTAAGATTcaacatttaaatttgatCTCATATGATTGTGAccttaaaattgttaaaattgtttttatgtaa
- a CDS encoding CAP domain-containing protein, with translation MRWYSLILFIVTYLYIVQVDSKIYKINVISKDGIKNYEFNGKTFGTMNRVKIYIEQLKNKEGHGKKLSGKKSKPYVHIIKKFRKIKLVDVEKETKITDNKDNTEKPKIIDNKDITEKPKVIDNKDITEKPKVIDNKDKTEKPKVVDNKDKTEKPKVVDNKDKTEKPKVIDNKDNTEKPKVIDNKDKTEKPKVIDNKDKTEKPKVIDNKDNTEKPKVIDNKDKTEKPKVIDNKDKTEKPKVIDNKDKTEKPKVIDNKDDKEKKPTIQDVFLNQTNKYRESHQVKPLTINPEITAAAQAYAEKLAASGSFEHDTNTKYGENLYFHSHTPDDAVNSWYSEVRHYSFHFPIFSFSTGHFTALVWKSTKEMGCGTAKGKKGYYVVCKYSPPGNVHGKYSENVLAKKS, from the exons ATGCGTTGgtattctttaattttatttattgttacttatttatatatagttCAAGTTGATtccaaaatttataaaataaatgtaatttcTAAGGATGGTATTAAGAATTATGAATTTAATGGAAAAACTTTTGGAACTATGAATAgagttaaaatatacattgaacaattaaaaaacaaagaaGGTCATGGTAAAAAACTTTCTGGAAAAAAATCAAAACCTTATgtacatataataaaaaaattcagaAAAATTAAGCTTGTAGATGttgaaaaagaaacaaaaataacAGACAACAAGGATAATACAGAAAAACCAAAAATAATAGACAACAAGGATATTACAGAAAAACCAAAGGTAATAGACAACAAGGATATTACAGAAAAACCAAAGGTAATAGACAACAAAGATAAAACAGAAAAACCAAAAGTAGTAGACAACAAAGATAAAACAGAAAAACCAAAAGTAGTAGACAACAAAGATAAAACAGAAAAACCAAAAGTAATAGACAACAAGGATAATACAGAAAAACCAAAAGTAATTGACAACAAGGATAAAACAGAAAAACCAAAAGTAATTGACAACAAGGATAAAACAGAAAAACCAAAAGTAATAGACAACAAGGATAATACAGAAAAACCAAAAGTAATTGACAACAAGGATAAAACAGAAAAACCAAAAGTAATTGACAACAAGGATAAAACAGAAAAACCAAAAGTAATAGACAACAAGGACAAAACAGAAAAACCAAAAGTAATAGACAACAAGgatgataaagaaaaaaaaccaACTATACAAGATGTG tttttaaatcaaacaaataaatatcgTGAAAGTCATCAAGTTAAGCCGCTTACTATCAATCCTGAAATAACTGCTGCAGCACAAGCATATGCTGAAAAACTTGCAGCATCAGGTTCATTTGAACATGACACCAATACCAAATATGGAGAAAATCTTTACTTTCACTCACATACTCCTGATGATGCCGTTAATTCATGGTACAGTGAAGTTCGCCATTACAGCTTCCATTTTCCAATCTTTTCATTCAGCACAGGACACTTTACAGCTTTAGTATGGAAATCAACAAAAGAAATGGGATGTGGTACAGCTAAGGGTAAAAAAGGTTACTATGTTGTTTGTAAATATTCTCCACCAGGAAATGTTCATGGAAAGTATTCAGAAAATGTTCTAGCAAAGAAATCATAA
- a CDS encoding Autophagy-related protein 16-2, whose amino-acid sequence MMEEPSSFRDVIVERLQQRNRSQSQINNYVTTYKNLVEEYKNLSIRLARQQIHGQWSSSPSTTNHLSSDVSNELLEEKRKVKIYEQEIDKLKNDNNILSDTVKKKDTEINRLKQELKEEIDAKGLLHDDYLELNLRANILNEKLTEMTKDYSNILDQYNKLKIREVEWYNVEVERENQRQREKMLQEALGKNIANRDDNTSNKEGPLINSGDSISSYEYIGDDQYKLPALGMLSGYDLLMNKCVEKQKVSESDDVTDIIWSKDGDFLYTSSSDKILRRFKYDNEKITKINTYRKAKKGLNRLDICEDKGLILGASNDTCTYIWNISNETVRYTFTGHTDAVMSAKFFDLNKKVASGGRDRVIKIWDLSKQQIIRNYLPGTTILDILDATEMASCFLSGHVRKEVHLWDERSPSSESQNFITFEDKVTSLHEVPGTMQVLCSIADETLSLIDIRNMMELHSYSAEQFRISSDHSKCTVSPNGRYIATGSANGLVFIWNIQSTKLEKILPVKDAHEGAVVSIAWHPLGNYLATGDKKQTVCIWGSGC is encoded by the exons ATGATGGAAGAACCGTCATCATTTAGAGATGTTATTGTTGAAAGGTTACAACAACGAAACAGAAGTCAATCACAAATAAACAACTATGTCACTACTT ataaaaatttagtagaagagtataaaaatttatccaTAAGATTGGCAAGACAACAAATTCATGGACAATGGTCTTCAAGTCCATCGACTACTAATCATTTATCATCAGATGTTTCTAATGAATTACTAGAAGAAAAAAGGAAAGTTAAGATATATGAACAggaaattgataaattaaaaaatgataacaatatattatctGATAcagtaaagaaaaaagacACAGAAATAAATCGGTTAAAACAAGAGTTGAAAGAAGAAATCGATGCCAAAGGTCTTCTCCATGATGATTACTTAGAATTAAATCTTCGtgcaaatattttaaatgaaaaattaactGAAATGACTAAAGATTATTCAAATATTCTTGatcaatataataaattaaaaataagagaAGTTGAATGGTATAATGTTGAAGTTGAAAGGGAAAATCAAAGGCAACGTGAAAAAATGCTACAAGAAGCTTTAGGTAAAAATATTGCCAATAGAGATGATAACACTAGTAACAAAGAAGGTCCAtt GATTAACAGTGGTGATTCTATTTCCAGCTACGAGTATATTGGTGATGATCAATATAAGCTTCCAGCTTTAGGAATGTTATCCGGATATGATTTACTTATGAATAAGTGTGttgaaaaacaaaaagttAGTGAATCTGATGATGTCACAGATATTATTTGGTCTAAAGACGGggattttttatatacatctagtagtgataaaattttaagaagatttaaatatgataatgaaaaaataacaaaaattaatacatatAGAAAAGCCAAAAAGGGCCTAAATAGATTAGATATATGTGAAGATAAAGGTCTTATATTAGGTGCTTCTAATGATACTTGTACATATATATGGAATATATCTAATGAAACAGTTAGATACACCTTTACGGGCCATACTGATGCTGTAATGTCTGCTAagttttttgatttaaataaaaaagttgcTTCTGGTGGTAGAGATAgagtaattaaaatttggGATCTTAGTaaacaacaaataataagaaattaCCTTCCTGGTACAACtattttagatattttagATGCAACTGAAATGGCTAGTTGTTTTTTATCAGGACATGTTAGAAAAGAAGTTCATCTATGGGATGAAAGATCACCTAGTTCTGAatcacaaaattttataacatttgaGGATAAAGTAACATCACTTCATGAAGTTCCCGGTACAATGCAAGTTTTATGTTCTATAGCCGATGAGACTTTGTCCTTAATTGATATTAGAAATATGATGGAACTTCATAGTTATAGTGCAGAACAATTTAGAATATCATCTGATCATAGTAAATGTACTGTCAGTCCTAATGGTAGATACATAGCTACAGGTTCAGCTAATGGTCTTGTTTTCATATGGAATATTCAATCAactaaattagaaaaaattctTCCAGTAAAGGATGCTCATGAAGGAGCTGTTGTTAGTATTGCATGGCATCCTTTGGGTAATTATTTAGCTACAGGTGACAAAAAGCAAACAGTATGTATATGGGGTAGTGGTTGTTGA
- a CDS encoding Ribonuclease UK114, producing the protein MKFTGNFLKIMKTVISSPNAPAALGPYSQAVRVGNTIYLSGSLGLVPSTGAFISDDVEGQTKQAMINIGEVLKAAGCTYDNIVKSTVLLADINDFQKMNEVYKTFFTKDFPARSAFQVANLPKAARVEIEVIAHTD; encoded by the exons ATGAA gtTCACAggtaattttttgaaaatcatGAAAACTGTTATTTCTTCACCTAATGCTCCAGCAGCTCTTGGACCATACAG TCAAGCTGTTCGTGTCGGTAATACTATTTACCTTTCTGGTTCTCTTGGACTTGTTCCATCAACTGGAGCTTTTATAAGTGATGATGTTGAAGGTCAAACAAAGCAAGCTATGATTAATATTGGAGAGGTACTTAAAGCTGCTGGATGTACTTATGACAACATTGTAAAAAGTACTGTCCTCCTTGCTGATATCAATGATTTCCAGAAAATGAATGaagtttataaaactttCTTCACTAAAGATTTCCCAGCTCGTTCTGCTTTTCAAGTAGCCAATCTTCCCAAGGCAGCTCGTGTCGAAATTGAGGTTATTGCTCATACTGATTAG